One window of the Pedobacter ginsengisoli genome contains the following:
- the metQ gene encoding methionine ABC transporter substrate-binding lipoprotein MetQ — MKIEIKALAIFTIVASVGLFGCGGASKKNTPNHIKVGVESGPEYTIAQVAQKVAKEKYGLEVELVQFNDYVMPNEALHQGDIDANAFQNKPYLDVQAKQRGYNFAIVGNTFVYPLAGYSKKIKKIEELKDGNTIIIPNDPTNGGRALLLMQKANLLKLKDGVGLLPTVNDIIANPKQLKIVELEAPQLPRALDDQNVTVAIINNTFATPVGLVAERDGIFVEDKKSPYVNIIVTRADDKDRTEIKNFVKAYQSDEVARAAETEFKGGAIKGW, encoded by the coding sequence ATGAAAATAGAAATTAAAGCACTGGCAATATTTACAATTGTAGCTTCTGTTGGCTTATTTGGCTGCGGTGGCGCTTCAAAAAAGAATACTCCTAACCATATAAAAGTTGGAGTTGAGTCAGGGCCGGAATACACAATAGCTCAGGTAGCCCAAAAGGTTGCTAAAGAGAAATATGGCTTAGAGGTAGAATTGGTGCAATTTAATGATTATGTAATGCCCAACGAAGCACTTCATCAGGGAGATATTGATGCTAACGCATTTCAAAACAAACCTTATTTAGATGTGCAAGCCAAGCAGCGTGGTTATAATTTTGCAATTGTAGGCAATACATTTGTTTATCCTCTTGCTGGTTATTCTAAAAAGATTAAAAAGATTGAAGAGCTTAAAGATGGCAACACGATCATTATACCTAATGATCCTACAAACGGTGGAAGAGCATTGCTGTTGATGCAAAAAGCCAATCTGTTGAAACTAAAAGATGGTGTTGGATTATTGCCTACTGTAAATGATATTATAGCAAACCCAAAACAACTTAAAATTGTTGAGCTTGAAGCTCCTCAACTGCCAAGAGCATTAGATGATCAGAATGTAACTGTAGCCATCATTAATAATACTTTTGCTACACCTGTTGGCCTGGTTGCAGAACGTGACGGTATCTTTGTTGAGGATAAAAAATCTCCTTATGTGAATATTATAGTTACAAGGGCAGATGATAAAGATAGAACTGAAATAAAAAACTTTGTAAAGGCATATCAATCTGATGAAGTAGCCCGGGCCGCCGAAACAGAATTTAAGGGAGGTGCCATTAAAGGCTGGTAA
- a CDS encoding methionine ABC transporter permease MetI, which translates to MSDSMILLLFKGALETIIMTFVSGFFGFVIGLPTGVMLFLTRKGQVLENRGLNNTVSVIVNVFRSIPFIILIVWMIPFTRMLVGTSIGVEAALVPLSIGAAPFIARMVENSLIEVPHGLVEAARAMGATPFQIVYKVLLPEALPSLINTASITLITLVGYSAMGGAVGAGGLGQIGYQYGYVGYDVTVMNTVLVSLVALVFFIQFTGDFIAKKVDHRK; encoded by the coding sequence ATGTCTGATTCAATGATTTTACTGCTTTTTAAAGGAGCCTTGGAAACAATAATAATGACCTTTGTATCAGGTTTCTTTGGATTTGTTATTGGCCTACCAACAGGTGTAATGTTATTTTTGACCCGTAAGGGCCAGGTTTTAGAAAACAGGGGGCTAAATAATACTGTGTCTGTTATTGTTAATGTATTCAGATCTATTCCCTTTATTATATTAATTGTTTGGATGATACCTTTTACAAGGATGCTGGTGGGTACCTCTATAGGTGTAGAAGCAGCATTGGTTCCTTTAAGTATTGGTGCGGCGCCATTTATTGCCCGTATGGTAGAAAATAGCCTTATCGAGGTTCCTCATGGTTTAGTAGAGGCAGCAAGGGCAATGGGTGCAACTCCTTTTCAAATCGTTTACAAAGTATTGCTTCCTGAAGCACTTCCTTCTTTAATCAATACTGCTTCCATTACTTTAATAACTCTTGTAGGCTATTCTGCAATGGGTGGTGCTGTTGGAGCTGGTGGATTGGGGCAAATAGGCTATCAGTATGGATATGTTGGTTATGATGTAACGGTAATGAATACTGTTTTAGTCTCACTTGTAGCTTTGGTGTTCTTTATCCAGTTTACGGGCGATTTTATAGCAAAAAAAGTAGATCACAGAAAATAA
- the metN gene encoding methionine ABC transporter ATP-binding protein MetN, translated as MIELKNITKKFHQKNKEITALSEVSLTVPKGKIFGVIGASGAGKSTLIRCVNLLERPTSGEVIVDGRNLMALSAADLAKERRQIGMIFQHFNLLSSRTVSENIAFPLELDKLPKQEINTRVAELLALVGLEEKHNDYPANLSGGQKQRVAIARTLASNPKVLLCDEATSALDPATTKSILDLLKDINKRLDITILLITHEMDVVKNICDQVAVISGGELIEQGSVSEIFAHPKMEITKEFIASSLKINIPVEYLERLSAKKEGNKKPLLKLEFTGQSADDPVLSEVSRLFELDNNIIFAQIEYAGGVKFGAMVIEVSGTEGNHEKAIEFYNSKQIRVEVLGYV; from the coding sequence ATGATTGAATTAAAAAACATAACTAAAAAGTTTCACCAGAAAAACAAAGAAATCACAGCTTTGTCAGAGGTGTCACTAACGGTTCCTAAGGGAAAGATATTTGGTGTAATTGGGGCTTCAGGGGCTGGTAAAAGTACGTTAATCCGTTGCGTTAATTTATTAGAACGTCCAACTTCGGGCGAGGTGATTGTTGATGGACGAAATTTGATGGCGCTATCTGCAGCAGATCTGGCTAAAGAAAGAAGACAGATTGGAATGATCTTTCAACATTTTAATCTTTTATCTTCCAGAACAGTTTCAGAGAATATAGCTTTTCCATTAGAGCTGGATAAATTACCTAAGCAAGAAATCAATACAAGGGTTGCTGAGTTGCTGGCATTAGTTGGATTGGAAGAAAAACATAACGACTACCCTGCAAATTTATCCGGCGGACAAAAACAACGTGTAGCTATTGCCCGTACTCTGGCCAGTAACCCTAAGGTACTTTTGTGCGATGAGGCTACCAGTGCCCTTGATCCGGCAACAACAAAGTCTATTCTTGATCTATTAAAAGATATTAATAAACGATTAGATATCACCATTTTACTAATAACGCATGAGATGGATGTGGTAAAAAACATTTGTGATCAGGTTGCAGTAATAAGTGGGGGAGAACTTATTGAGCAGGGATCTGTTAGTGAGATTTTTGCACACCCTAAAATGGAAATTACAAAGGAGTTTATTGCTTCCTCATTAAAAATTAATATCCCGGTTGAATATCTGGAAAGATTAAGTGCAAAGAAAGAAGGCAACAAAAAACCACTATTAAAATTGGAGTTTACTGGGCAATCCGCAGACGATCCCGTATTATCTGAAGTGAGCCGCTTATTCGAGCTGGACAACAACATAATTTTTGCTCAAATTGAATATGCCGGTGGTGTTAAATTTGGTGCAATGGTAATTGAGGTTTCAGGCACCGAAGGAAATCATGAAAAGGCAATTGAATTTTATAACAGCAAACAAATAAGAGTGGAGGTATTGGGGTATGTCTGA
- a CDS encoding NAD(P)/FAD-dependent oxidoreductase, whose product MEDNKKFDVIIIGGSYAGLSAAMTLGRSLRKVLIIDSGKPCNRQTPHSHNFITQDGQTPKQIADAAKAQVLKYSTVTFFEGLAVQGTKTDDGFTIKTENGELFGAGKLLFATGISDQMPDIAGFAECWGISVLHCPYCHGYEVKHTSMGVIANGDLAFEFSRLISNWTRDLVLLTNGPSALTQEQTEKIKQHNIEIIEKEIVEIEHYEGYMTNVVFKDGSKQKLTAVFAKIGFKQHSVLPEEFGCNINEHGFISIDDFQRTTIPGIYAAGDNTTMFRAVSVVTAAGTKAGAMINKELVDETF is encoded by the coding sequence ATGGAAGACAATAAAAAATTTGATGTAATTATAATAGGAGGTAGCTATGCTGGCCTATCGGCCGCTATGACACTTGGACGTTCGCTAAGGAAAGTCTTGATTATAGATAGCGGAAAGCCTTGCAACAGGCAAACCCCTCACTCACATAATTTTATAACTCAGGATGGGCAAACTCCTAAACAAATAGCTGATGCTGCAAAAGCCCAGGTATTAAAGTACAGTACAGTAACTTTTTTTGAAGGCCTTGCAGTTCAAGGAACAAAAACGGATGATGGTTTTACAATAAAGACTGAAAACGGAGAATTATTTGGCGCAGGTAAGTTATTGTTTGCAACGGGTATAAGTGACCAGATGCCTGATATTGCTGGTTTCGCAGAATGCTGGGGTATTTCTGTTTTACACTGCCCATATTGTCATGGTTATGAAGTAAAACATACCTCGATGGGAGTAATTGCGAATGGCGATTTAGCTTTCGAATTTTCCAGGCTGATTAGTAATTGGACTAGAGATCTGGTTTTGCTTACCAATGGGCCATCTGCTTTAACACAGGAGCAAACTGAAAAAATTAAACAGCATAACATTGAAATTATAGAAAAGGAGATTGTAGAGATTGAACACTATGAGGGGTATATGACAAATGTTGTTTTTAAAGATGGAAGTAAGCAAAAGCTTACTGCCGTTTTTGCTAAAATAGGGTTTAAGCAACACTCAGTATTGCCAGAAGAATTTGGATGTAACATCAATGAACATGGCTTTATTAGTATTGATGATTTTCAGAGAACAACAATCCCCGGAATTTATGCCGCAGGAGATAACACTACTATGTTTCGTGCAGTATCTGTAGTAACCGCCGCAGGCACAAAAGCAGGAGCTATGATCAATAAAGAACTTGTTGACGAGACATTTTAA
- a CDS encoding S-adenosyl-l-methionine hydroxide adenosyltransferase family protein, with translation MTINQLRLIVPFLLFMISGVGLAQNKIIVFQSDFGLKDGAVSAMKGVAMGVSSDLKLYDLTHEIPAYNIWEASYRLMQTVPYYPKGTVFVSVVDPGVGTERKSVVLKTKTGQFIVTPDNGTLTLIAELSGIEEIREINEAVNRRKDSGKSYTFHGRDVYAYTAARLASGTISFSQVGKVLPNEVVSIPYQKAIINGKTLKGNIPILDIQYGNVWTNIDAELVKKFNLKYGDRLKVSIFHNDKKVYETEAPYSETFGNVPKGKPLCYLNSLLQLSFALNQDNFATTYKIQSGSEWNVEVTKLDF, from the coding sequence ATGACAATAAATCAATTGCGCTTAATCGTTCCCTTCCTATTGTTTATGATCTCAGGTGTAGGCCTGGCACAAAACAAAATTATTGTATTCCAATCAGATTTCGGCTTAAAGGATGGCGCTGTTTCTGCCATGAAAGGGGTGGCAATGGGGGTATCGTCAGATCTTAAACTTTACGATCTTACACATGAAATTCCTGCTTATAATATATGGGAAGCTTCATATAGACTGATGCAAACTGTACCATACTATCCTAAAGGAACGGTTTTCGTTTCCGTTGTAGATCCAGGAGTTGGCACAGAAAGGAAATCGGTAGTATTAAAAACTAAAACAGGGCAGTTTATAGTTACCCCTGACAATGGAACTTTAACATTAATAGCCGAGCTATCAGGCATTGAGGAGATAAGGGAAATAAACGAAGCTGTTAACAGGCGAAAGGATTCTGGAAAATCTTATACCTTTCATGGAAGGGATGTATATGCATATACCGCAGCACGCCTTGCATCTGGCACAATTTCTTTTAGCCAGGTAGGAAAAGTATTGCCCAATGAAGTGGTTAGCATCCCTTATCAAAAGGCGATAATTAATGGCAAAACACTTAAGGGCAATATTCCAATATTAGATATACAATACGGTAATGTATGGACCAATATAGATGCAGAACTTGTAAAAAAGTTCAATCTAAAATATGGAGATCGTTTAAAGGTATCAATTTTTCATAATGACAAAAAGGTGTATGAAACTGAGGCACCATACAGCGAAACCTTTGGCAATGTACCAAAAGGCAAGCCCTTATGTTACCTCAATAGCTTATTACAACTTTCATTTGCACTAAACCAGGACAACTTTGCCACTACTTACAAAATACAGAGTGGAAGTGAGTGGAATGTTGAAGTAACCAAACTAGACTTCTGA
- a CDS encoding MFS transporter — MEQSSNTILPFNNYQKLVIALLALLQFTVVLDFMVLAPLGDYLMKSLSITPKGFGVVVSSYAFSAGVSGILAAGFADKFDRKKILLFFYAGFIVGTLCCALATTYWMLLGARIITGLFGGVIGAISMTIMTDLFEVNQRGRVMGFVQMAFAASQVLGIPIGLYFANLWGWHSSFLMIVTLAIVIAIVIVIKVKPIDKHLALQSDKSAFLHLWHAVSNKSYQTGFIATAFLSVGGFMLMPFSSAYLINNIKITPDQLPMVFMFTGIASIIIMPLIGKLSDKVDKFMLFTAGSALAIVMILIYTNLVPIPLWQVVLINMVLFMGIMSRMIPATTLTMSIPDMKDRGAFMSVNSSLQQMAGGIAALCAGLIVTQKNSTSPLQNYGMLGLVVSIIIAVCCIFVYRVSVMVKKKQANAFQETSKEELQLSEV, encoded by the coding sequence ATGGAACAATCATCTAATACAATATTGCCCTTTAACAATTATCAGAAATTAGTAATAGCCTTATTGGCGCTGCTTCAATTCACTGTGGTGCTTGATTTTATGGTACTAGCACCTCTGGGCGATTATTTAATGAAATCACTTTCAATTACTCCAAAGGGCTTTGGAGTAGTTGTATCTTCTTATGCATTTAGCGCAGGAGTATCAGGAATACTTGCAGCTGGTTTTGCAGATAAATTCGATCGTAAAAAAATATTACTGTTTTTCTATGCAGGTTTTATTGTTGGAACCCTGTGCTGTGCCCTGGCAACTACATATTGGATGTTGTTGGGTGCCAGAATCATTACCGGATTATTTGGAGGTGTTATTGGCGCAATTTCAATGACAATTATGACCGATCTGTTTGAGGTTAATCAGCGAGGTAGAGTAATGGGCTTTGTACAAATGGCGTTTGCTGCCAGTCAGGTATTGGGTATTCCAATTGGACTTTATTTTGCAAATTTATGGGGCTGGCATTCATCTTTTTTAATGATCGTTACTTTGGCCATAGTGATAGCTATAGTTATTGTAATTAAGGTTAAGCCGATAGATAAGCACCTTGCTCTTCAATCAGATAAAAGCGCTTTTTTACACTTATGGCATGCGGTATCAAATAAATCTTATCAAACGGGTTTTATAGCTACAGCTTTTTTAAGTGTTGGTGGTTTTATGCTTATGCCATTTAGCAGCGCATACCTCATCAACAATATAAAAATAACTCCTGATCAGTTGCCAATGGTGTTTATGTTTACCGGTATTGCATCAATTATAATTATGCCGCTAATAGGAAAGCTAAGCGATAAGGTCGATAAATTTATGTTGTTTACTGCCGGTTCTGCTTTAGCAATAGTAATGATATTGATTTATACCAATCTTGTACCCATACCGCTTTGGCAAGTTGTATTAATTAATATGGTACTATTTATGGGTATTATGAGTAGAATGATACCGGCAACTACACTAACAATGAGTATACCTGATATGAAAGACAGGGGGGCTTTTATGAGTGTTAATTCTTCTCTTCAACAGATGGCTGGCGGTATAGCCGCCTTATGTGCAGGGCTTATAGTTACGCAAAAAAACAGTACAAGTCCGCTTCAAAATTATGGTATGTTGGGGCTTGTGGTTTCAATTATTATTGCCGTGTGCTGCATTTTTGTTTATCGGGTTAGTGTTATGGTCAAAAAGAAACAGGCTAATGCATTTCAGGAAACATCAAAAGAAGAGCTTCAATTGTCAGAAGTCTAG
- a CDS encoding TetR/AcrR family transcriptional regulator, translating to MNIHLYLLCYLQRTMRARDLNKVELVKQKAMELLVKIGFEGFTMNKLAKECKISVATLYIYYKDKDDLILQVAMEEAERMSNIMLENFDPEASFAAGLKQQWKNRAKCMLENPISAQFLEQLRTSTYQEQVYGTIVNNFKVTLGKFMTNAINRGEINPMQLEVYWSVAFAPLYNLVRFHFEGRSIGGKPFILTEKALWETFELVLKALKK from the coding sequence ATGAATATTCATTTATATTTGTTGTGTTATTTACAAAGAACTATGCGGGCGAGAGATCTGAATAAAGTAGAGCTGGTAAAACAGAAGGCAATGGAGTTGCTGGTGAAGATAGGATTTGAAGGTTTTACCATGAATAAGTTAGCTAAAGAATGCAAAATATCAGTAGCTACGTTATACATCTATTATAAGGATAAGGACGACTTGATTTTGCAGGTTGCAATGGAAGAAGCAGAACGAATGAGCAATATAATGCTCGAGAATTTCGATCCGGAGGCTTCTTTTGCCGCCGGGCTGAAACAGCAATGGAAAAACAGGGCAAAGTGTATGCTCGAAAATCCAATATCAGCTCAGTTTCTTGAGCAATTGAGAACCTCTACGTATCAGGAACAGGTTTATGGAACAATTGTGAATAATTTTAAAGTAACACTTGGTAAATTTATGACCAATGCAATCAATAGGGGCGAAATTAATCCAATGCAACTAGAGGTTTACTGGTCTGTTGCTTTTGCTCCTTTATATAACCTTGTAAGATTTCATTTTGAAGGTCGTAGTATTGGAGGTAAGCCATTTATTTTAACAGAAAAAGCGCTTTGGGAAACCTTTGAATTGGTACTAAAAGCGCTAAAAAAGTAA
- a CDS encoding DUF4142 domain-containing protein: MKTRILLPAVLWCMLSLNACRNTDNSTTNTLADSSLEQTMTDTSAVNRGEGMQFFLEKAAIAGNMEVEIGKMAESKASNPRVKEFAEKMVKDHTKTNNNLKKLADNKKITIPTSIPEADQNHINEMAKLSGAQFDKHYMDMMVKDHVKTLDLFKSATTSGDIDVRRFAARTLRMIEGHYKLATDLSFDLK, from the coding sequence ATGAAAACTAGAATTCTATTACCAGCTGTGTTATGGTGTATGCTTAGTTTAAATGCCTGCCGAAATACAGACAACAGCACAACCAATACTTTGGCAGATTCTTCACTTGAACAAACAATGACCGATACTTCGGCAGTAAACCGGGGCGAAGGAATGCAGTTCTTTTTAGAGAAAGCCGCTATTGCTGGTAATATGGAAGTAGAAATTGGTAAAATGGCTGAATCAAAAGCCAGCAACCCCAGAGTTAAAGAATTTGCCGAAAAAATGGTTAAGGACCACACCAAAACAAACAATAATTTAAAAAAACTGGCCGACAATAAAAAAATAACAATCCCCACATCTATTCCTGAGGCAGATCAAAATCATATAAATGAGATGGCAAAATTATCTGGAGCTCAATTTGATAAGCACTACATGGATATGATGGTAAAAGATCATGTAAAAACACTTGATCTGTTCAAATCAGCTACAACTTCTGGAGATATAGATGTAAGGAGATTTGCAGCCAGAACACTTCGTATGATAGAAGGGCATTATAAACTTGCTACTGATTTAAGCTTTGACTTAAAATAA
- a CDS encoding glycoside hydrolase family 105 protein, with protein MSKNQILSVIAFISGFMIVGQGSVKAQSKEADLKNWPIGTSPKEIGIRIANRFIITPHTNFNKQGPPKVITYPETCTWYGALTFAKQSNNKELVRKLANRFEPLFGEEAKMIPIPDHVDYSVFGAVPLELYMQTKGKKYLDLGLSIADKQWGPPEGPRVKAESHGFYNQGYTWQTRLWIDDMFMITAVQAQAYRATGEVKYIDRAAKEMVFYLAKLQEPNGLFYHAPDVPFFWGRGDGWMAAGMAELLRSLPKSNPNYERIMKGYKDMMASLLKYQAPNGMWRQLIDDPEAWEETSSTAMFTFAMITGVKNSWLDKEVYGKAARKGWLALITYINENDEVREVCEGTNKKNDRQYYLDRKRNIGDLHGQAPLLWCATALLR; from the coding sequence ATGAGTAAAAACCAAATTCTTAGTGTAATAGCATTTATTTCCGGCTTTATGATTGTTGGGCAGGGAAGTGTAAAGGCGCAATCAAAAGAAGCTGATTTGAAGAATTGGCCAATTGGAACATCTCCAAAAGAAATTGGAATTAGAATAGCAAATCGTTTTATCATAACACCGCATACAAATTTTAATAAGCAAGGACCGCCTAAGGTGATCACTTATCCAGAAACGTGTACGTGGTATGGAGCATTAACATTTGCAAAGCAAAGTAATAATAAAGAGCTGGTTAGGAAATTAGCCAATAGGTTTGAGCCTTTGTTTGGTGAAGAAGCAAAAATGATTCCCATACCTGATCATGTTGATTATAGTGTTTTTGGAGCCGTGCCCTTAGAACTTTACATGCAAACAAAGGGTAAAAAATATCTTGATCTCGGATTGTCAATTGCAGATAAACAGTGGGGGCCGCCTGAAGGACCAAGGGTTAAAGCTGAATCGCATGGGTTTTACAATCAAGGCTATACCTGGCAAACGCGTTTATGGATAGACGATATGTTTATGATAACAGCTGTTCAAGCTCAAGCATACAGGGCAACCGGAGAGGTAAAGTATATAGATCGGGCAGCTAAAGAGATGGTTTTTTATTTAGCTAAGCTTCAGGAACCAAATGGTTTGTTTTATCATGCACCGGATGTTCCTTTTTTTTGGGGTAGGGGCGATGGTTGGATGGCAGCGGGTATGGCTGAACTGCTTAGGTCATTACCCAAAAGTAATCCAAATTATGAACGAATTATGAAGGGGTACAAAGACATGATGGCTTCGCTTCTTAAGTATCAGGCTCCTAATGGTATGTGGCGGCAGTTGATTGATGATCCTGAGGCTTGGGAAGAAACATCATCAACCGCAATGTTTACTTTTGCAATGATTACCGGGGTAAAAAACAGTTGGTTAGATAAGGAAGTTTATGGCAAAGCGGCACGGAAAGGCTGGCTCGCCCTAATTACGTACATCAATGAAAATGATGAGGTAAGAGAGGTTTGCGAGGGTACAAATAAGAAGAATGATCGCCAGTATTATTTGGATCGCAAGCGGAACATAGGAGACCTACATGGACAGGCTCCATTGTTATGGTGTGCAACTGCATTATTACGCTAG
- a CDS encoding flavin monoamine oxidase family protein encodes MSSRRRFLKEAALLAGGTFIASSSVGNFFIPKKKKVIIIGAGFAGLSAGYELYKRNIDFEIIECRKEVGGRVFSHTIDEKEKLIIELGAEWVGEDHTLLRSLCNQFNLPLDNNQFKTQVIYKNNYYQSLDEIITPQWSETYDKLISGYQKLNEAQKDTLGKKLDKIDWWRYLVNNGCKGVDLDLRELIDSTDFGESIRNVSAYSALDEYAKSSKNSMNEMDYKIRGGNQQLAFKFKSLFSDKIKLNTRVKKVVQGNKVHVHCEGGYIAQGDKLICTAPTFAVKKIDWQPALPSSMAYAIDALQYARINKNAFEFNSRFWKDESFDMITDTSGHYFYHATKNQKSEKGVLISYTIGDKAAVVANQTEKWRAEMVQQSLQAAFPNVNSMLENQVNYYWGNNELSMGAYAMYGKGQWFDLFPKLNAPHIHTHFAGEHLSENWQGFMEGALETGKQAAHKI; translated from the coding sequence ATGAGTTCTCGCAGACGGTTTCTTAAAGAGGCAGCATTGCTAGCTGGAGGTACATTTATAGCGTCATCTTCTGTAGGAAATTTTTTCATCCCTAAAAAGAAAAAAGTCATTATTATAGGTGCAGGATTTGCTGGTTTGTCTGCCGGCTATGAACTCTATAAGAGAAACATTGATTTTGAAATTATTGAATGCCGAAAAGAAGTTGGGGGCAGGGTATTTTCCCATACAATAGATGAAAAGGAAAAGCTCATCATTGAACTGGGAGCAGAATGGGTTGGAGAAGATCATACACTGCTTCGCAGTCTTTGCAATCAGTTTAATCTTCCGCTGGATAATAATCAGTTTAAAACCCAGGTTATCTACAAAAACAACTACTACCAATCACTTGATGAAATTATAACACCACAATGGAGTGAAACGTATGACAAATTGATTTCAGGCTATCAGAAATTAAATGAAGCTCAAAAGGATACCCTTGGAAAAAAGCTTGACAAAATTGATTGGTGGCGTTACCTTGTAAACAATGGTTGCAAAGGGGTTGATTTGGATTTAAGAGAGTTAATAGACAGCACAGATTTTGGTGAAAGTATACGCAATGTATCTGCATATTCAGCTCTTGATGAATATGCAAAAAGCAGTAAAAATTCCATGAACGAAATGGATTACAAAATAAGAGGAGGAAATCAACAACTGGCATTTAAATTTAAATCATTATTTTCTGACAAGATAAAACTAAACACCAGGGTAAAAAAGGTAGTACAAGGCAACAAGGTACATGTACATTGTGAAGGTGGCTACATTGCCCAAGGCGATAAACTAATCTGCACTGCTCCTACTTTTGCTGTAAAAAAGATTGACTGGCAGCCAGCTCTTCCATCATCCATGGCTTATGCAATAGATGCGTTACAATATGCACGTATCAACAAAAATGCATTCGAATTTAACAGCCGTTTCTGGAAAGATGAAAGTTTCGATATGATTACAGACACATCGGGTCATTATTTCTATCATGCCACAAAAAATCAAAAGTCAGAAAAGGGTGTTCTAATTTCATATACTATCGGAGACAAAGCGGCTGTTGTTGCCAACCAAACTGAAAAATGGAGAGCTGAGATGGTACAACAGTCTTTACAAGCCGCTTTTCCTAATGTAAATTCAATGTTAGAAAACCAGGTAAACTATTATTGGGGCAATAATGAGCTATCGATGGGCGCCTATGCAATGTATGGAAAAGGGCAATGGTTTGATTTATTTCCCAAATTAAATGCACCTCATATCCATACTCATTTCGCTGGCGAACACTTGTCTGAAAACTGGCAAGGGTTTATGGAAGGTGCATTGGAAACAGGCAAACAAGCAGCTCATAAAATATAA